CAAAAACCATTTCAAAAAAGACAGGGCTATCTGTAGCTAAATCAAAATATGCTATTCAAGATTATAAAAAGATTATTCAAAAATTAGAGACAGCCTTAAATAATGAACCTATACAAGAATCATCGCTCAAGGGTATAGCTAACTATTTTCATGCAGATTCTATCAACGAAGTAACCAAAATAAGTGATAGCGTTGATACCCTTATTAAGAGAGAACACCAAGTAACCACTAGAAAAATTCAAGAGCTTGCTAAAAAGAATGAGATACCGTTAGATTCTTTTAATAATCAGATCATTGAATTTATTGAGACAGGAAACAAAAATTTTCTTAATGATGAGAGCTTAGCATTTGCAAAAGAGATAGATAATAAATTCAAAACCTTACATAAAATTAATGAAACATCATTTATGGGTAACCTTGCAAAGGTTACAGAAGTCGGCTATATACCTCGTCGTTTAATAGATCCAAATAAAGAAAGTATTGAAAAATTTACAAAACTAAAAGATGATAATTTCAAAATTCATAAAATGGAAATGTCAAAAGGAAGAACAACAAAAAACCAAAGTTTTTTAGAATTACAACAAGAATTGACAAAAAAAGGAATAGGAACTTTAAACACAGATATAGGTTATCTTATTGCTGATTCTACAAGAAAAGCAAGTAAAAACGCTAAGATGTCAACTATTAAAAACGGAACTAAAAAATACAGAGGAAAACACGAAGTTAAAGGATCTGTATTAACAGGACATGAAGAATTAAGAAGTACTTCTGCCGAACTTGACACAGCTGAAAATATTTTAAAAAAACTGAAAACTAAAATAAGTCCCGAAATCTACAGTCAAATAGAACATTTTAATCTAACGAAAATCAAAGAAGAATTACCTAAATTAATGAACTCAAAAAAAGCAAATGATCTTCTCAAAAATGTTTCAAATATTATTAAAAAAACAGATACCTACTACCCAAAAGCCGTAATTGATAAAATTGATAGATTTTATTACAAAAATAAGGAAGTAAAAGATCTCCCTAATATTTTGAGAAAAGGTACAACCGTACTAACTCAAGCATGGAAAAAGTGGTCATTAGCTCCTATCCTAAGCTACCACACCAACTCTTTTATAGATAATGCCAACAATCTATTTATAGCAAAGCCACAAGCTTTTAAAGGTATGGGCGAAGTCATGGAATTATTAAAAGGGAAAAACATAAAAATTGATACTCCTTACGGGAGTCAATCAGTACATATCGACGATTTTATTCTTGAGGGAGTAACAGGAGGTAAGTATTCAGAAAGTGAATTTGATTTTCTTAAAAAATTAGATAGTACCCCAACAAACAAAATTAAAGAATTTTTAAAAGGTAATAATAAGATTGTTGAAAAAGGTTTTGAATTTGGTAGTATAGCAGAAGATGTTTTTCGTATTGCTTTTAGTTTGGAAGATCTTAAAAACGGAATAGATATAAAAACATCAGTAAAAGAATTAACAGATTTCTTTTATGATCCTAGTAAAAATACAAAAGTAGCAAGAGATCTATCAAACGGAGTTATGCCCTTTGCCTCTTTCTTCTTTTTTAATTCAAACAAAACCTTAAATAGATTTGCAAAAAGTACAGGAAGATCATCAATACCTTTAAAAATGGTAAATTCTTCAAAAGCTGATGAAGATAAATTTTTAGTAGAGGATTCATTTACAGATAATGAAATGGGACTTAGACTCAATGCAAGTGAAACACTTAACTTGACATCAAAATTTTCACAATTTGATTTGTTCAATATTGCTGATACAATATTTAGTTCAGAATCAGCCCCTGCAGGACTTCTTAATGTTGTACAAGGCTATTTAGGACCAGCTAAAGGACTAATAGAATCTATAGTAAATACGAATTTTTCTACAGGACGAGAGATAGCACCAAAATACAATCCTACGGATTCATTTTTTGGTATAGAATTAGATAAACGGGTCATAAAAGCCATTACTTCACAAGTAAGATTAGCCTCCGTATTAAACAACTTTTTAAAAGATAGTAAGGGAAATTTTTTACTCGACACCTACAAAGATTATGGTTTAAAACAAGGAGCTAGAGAAACCTTTGACAACATAGGATATTTATTTTTAGGCTCTTCTTTTAATAGAGATCTTGAGAAATCGGGACAATTTGCAATTAGAAAAGCAGGAGAGCAAAAAGCATTCTATAAAAAAGAATTAAAAGAAAACATAAGATTATACAACCAAACAGGCGAACAAAAATATCTTAAAAAAAGTGAATCACTAAAAAAAGATATGATAGAAGCTACACAAATTCAAAGCGAAATTCGTAGAGAAATGCCAAAACTTAAAAAAGAACAAGCTTTTATACAAAAAGAAGTAAAGGACAAATACAATATTGATTTGTCTATCCCTAACCCACTTGATCTCATAGAACAAATAAAAAATAACAATTCAAAATTTTTGAAAAAAGAAACTCCTGTAGAAGTTTTAGAAACCTTAGACGGAGATACTTTAAAAGTTAAAATGCCTAATGGTAGTGTAGAGTATGTTCGGCTTGCAGGAATAAATGCTCCTGAAAAAACAGATCAATACCACCCATTAAATATTTATAGTGAATTAAATAATAATCAATTTCATTTTGAAAATTCAAAAACAGCCCTTGAAAATATTATTAAAAAATCAACAAAGAATATTACAATCAAAAATATTACAAGATCAAAAAGAGATAAGTACAATAGACCTATAGTACAACTTATCGTTGATGATATAGATATTAACAAACACCTTATAGAACAGGGTTATGCAACCCCTGACTTTTTAGAAGAGATAGAAAGTAAAGAATATAAAGAGCTGCTTGAATCAGCTGCTCTTTTATCAAGTCAAGAAAATAAAGGTATTTATAAAGATTTATCAAAGTCGGCTCAAGATACTTATAAAACAATGTTTAATAATCATTTTATTAAAACAAAGGAATTATCAAATGCAAACTGATTTGTCATTAAAAAATATACAAACCAATCATCTTAAAGACGAGGCTATTTATACCCTTGAAAATTCTTTTAGAACAACTACAGGACAGATCAAGGGCATAGAATTAGTAGAATCAAATTGTATTTTTGAATATCTAGGAAATAAATATTATCTCACAGGAGAAATTTTAACAGACCATAACGAGAATATTATTATCGACCAATACAACAGGCATTTTGAAAACAATGGTAATATTTTTATTGAGAGTAAAAATAACAGTCTTTATAAATTAATTACAAATACTATTGTTTTACAATCGCATAAATTTCATTTATACGAGGACAAAACTTATTTTGCTAGTATTACAAAAAATAATATTTCTTATTTAGGAACAGAAAAAGAAATTTGTTATTTGAATAATAAGGGCGAAGTTTTTTTAATTAATTTTGAAGAGAGTTATTTTTGTCATACTTCCATAGAGGGACAAGCAAAAGAAAAGATAAACTTCGATCTAAAATTAACTAGTGAAAAAATATTTTTTTTAAAAGCTCAACAAGGAATAGAGTTTATAATATTTAATAATTCTATCATTAAACATTATCAAATTTTAGGACAAGTTTTATCTATTAAAAATGAAATTACTTTTTTTCATCAACTACTAGAGGCTCAGATTTTAGATGATAAACTTGCTTTAATTTATAAAAAAGAAAAAGAAATAATTTTTCAAAAAGACAACAAAGATAGTAAAATAGTAGATTCTTATAAAGAAATTCTTACAAATAAAATTAATAAAGAATTAGAAAATCATACTATAAACTTTCTTAAAACTGATATTGTACAAAATGGAACTGCAACTACAGAAAAGGAAACCAAAAATAAATATACTACAAAAGAACATACACTAAAATTAAATAAATATAAAGTTAAATCAATAGAAGAATCTAATACTATTTCTAAAATAGAAAATCATCAAATAGTAAATTATATAGAATATATTCTAGAAATAGATGAATTTATCTACGATACTCTTTATTATTCAGCATCATATTGTGTAGGCATTAAAAAGGAATATGTAGGGAATAACGATAGGGTGGTATGGATATTTGACTACAAAAACTTAACCAGTACAGAATACAGAACTAAAATTATTAACACTCATAAAATAATAATTTCAGTTTCTTCTGTTTGGGATATTAAAAAAGAGAGCTTTAATCTTATCAATATTAACAAAAAAAAAGTAATGATTGAAGAGGAGCTAAAAGAAGAAGATAAAAAAGAAAAAATTATTATTGATTATAAAAAAGCAATTACCAATATATCATCTGTAGCAACTACGATAGATTATATTCATAACAATAAGATCTTTAAAAACAGGCTTATTCTTTCATCTTATAATTATCCCATAGAAAAAACTATACTTGAATATATAAATAATAAATTTGAGATAGAGTCTGTATTAAAAGAAATAGCAATGCCAATTTTATTTGACTATCAAAGAGGACAAGAGCAATTTTTACACGACTCTATTAACATAGAAAATAGTATTAGTTTAGAATTTATGCAGGGGAATATTTATTTTAATTCTTATCACAACTTAACAGTCAAGAATGATTCTTTATTGTCAGATTATAAGGAAAAAAGAGCAATAATATATAAAGCACTAGATGAACATAAAATCACAAAATGGGAAATGCAAAGCCATTATATTCTTTATAATAAGAATATATCAATTTATGTATTAAACGGAACGGTAGAATTCACTTTAACACCCTCCCCTATTAAAAAAATACACAAATACGCATTTGGTGGACAATTTATTTATATCGTTTACGAGGAAGATAGACAAGTTGTAAATATACAGAATTTTAATAAACAAAATCAATTTGATTTTATAGGTACAGATTCTAATATTGAAGAGATAGAGGCAACCTCTGGAGGTACTTTTATAGCCTCAACAAACGGAGTAAGCTTTTTAAGAACTGTCTCGACGGGAAACGGAATAGAACAATATTTGTCGGCTAAACAGCTAAATACAGATGTACTATCTATAGGAAAAGATATTTTATTTTTATACGGCGAAAACATTATCTACTGTATAAGAGATAATAACATAAAAACCTATGAATGGAAGATAAAAGAAGCTCCTATTTTAGCAATGAAAAAACAAAATTATTATTTGATACAGACAGAGGACAATAAAATTTATTTATTATCCTTGAATACTGGAGAACTATCTCTATTTTCAAAAAGTAAAGAGCTGAATTTTACCTTAGATTATCAAATTAAACACGAAGAAATAGCTTATTTTTTGAAAGACTCAAACCCTACTTTTTCTTTCTCTTGGAGTCAAGATAAAAAACGAATTATTAGAAAAATAACCAGTCAATCTAAAATAATGAAAGCTATTATTAACAACAAAGAAAGGAAAGTATTTAAAAATATGGACGAATATTTTGTTAATTGTAGTGAGATTATGGGTAAAGATATGTTTTCTGAAATTACTTTTGAAAAACAAATAGGATCACAAATAACAATAGAAACCCTTTAAGGAGAATATATGGATCATGGAGATGAAACTTGCAGAAATCAAGCATTAGAAGTTTGGAGTACCTTAACAGATAAGAGACTAAACGAAATTTTTGAAAATCTTACAAATCAAGAATTTGAAAAGGCAAAAATTCTAATAGAAAAATTCACAAACACAGAGTGGCAAGCAATTCGAGAAGTCATGCTAGGACATCAATTAGCTTGTGAAGAGGCTTTGAAATACAATAAAGAGATTCAAGATGATGTAAAAGAAGATCTCAAATCAGTTATTCAGCTTGTTAATAATTTACAGGAAATTCAAAAAAACATTTCTAATGCAAGCGAGCAAGCGACAAATGCAAGCGAGCAAGCGACAAATGCAAGCATTCAGTCACTAAATGCTAGTGAAACATCTGTTAATGCTAGTGAAGTGTGTAACAATATTTTTCAACAAATAGAAAAGCTTGCAGAAAAAACGAATATCAATGCAGAGCAATTAACAAAAGATGTAGAGCAAGTAGTAATTTATGTTACGAAAGCACAAGAATTAATTGTAACTTTAGAGGCTTTTCAAACATTACTCCCTGATGTCAACCAACTTACAGAAATGATTGAAAACATTACAAGCGAAGTACTTCCAGACCTTAGACGAATGCAACAATCATTGATAGACCAACTGTCGGATTCTCAAATAATGTATGACGATTTGCGTAATAACATTATCCCAGTATCAACAGACTTATTGGAAAAATTAACAATCTTAAATGAGGAAATCATAAAAGCAGATATTTCTCAAATCAAGATTGATTTAGCTCAAATTGTAACTTACAAGGAAGAGATCGGAGACTTGCTCACTCAACTCAATACTTTGATTACAAATGCAGAAAGTTTAAAAAACTCTTTAATACAAGCTATTGAAGATAAAAAAATAGAAAGTCTCGAAGAAATGGAATCACACAAGCTATTAGCTAGAGAACAATTCACAATACTTGCAGAAGAAAAAACAAAGGGTTTTACAAATCTTGCAACTGATAAGACAAATGAATTTACAACACTTGCAGAAGAAAAAACAAAGAGTTTAACAGATCTTGCAGAAGAAAAGACAAATGAATTCACAATACTTGCAGAAGAAAAAACAAAGAGTTTAACAGATCTTGCAGAAGAAAAGACAAAGGGTTTTACAGATCTTACAGAAGAAAAGACAAAGGGTTTAACAGATCTTGCAGAAAAAAAGACAAATGAATTCACAACACTTGCAGAAGACAAGACAAAGGGTTTTACAGATCTTGCAACTGATAAGGCAAATGAATTCACAACACTTGCAAAAGAAAAAATAGAAACTTTTTTAAATCTTATTCATCCCATAAACTCCACTTATACCCAATATCCTGATGAAACTACAGGATTATTTGATGACACAGAAACACCAAGATCTTTGTTTGGTGGGGACTGGGAACAAATCTTTACAGATAAAGGTATTTTCTTCCGTACTGAGGGTGGACTATCTGCAGAGAATCGTGATGCATCTACAGGTATTCAATTAGATTCTATGCAGAAATTGACGGGTGAGTTTGTTATTAGAGCAACTGGTGTTGGTAAATTAATTTTAGGATCTAGTGGTATTTTAACTAATACTAACATTAACATTACTGAGTATGGTGTACAAGAACAGAGTAACATTTCCCCTAGACAAAGAGAAATAGTTACTTTAGACAACTCAAGACAAGCAAGAACATCAACAGAAAATAGATCTATAAATATGCTTATGAAAATTTGGAAAAGAATAGGATAAATAAAATATGAAAGCACTATACAATACAGAAACAAACTTGATTACAAGATTGATAGATACTACAGAACAAAATATAGATAAATATCTAAAAGAAAATGAAGATTACAAAAACTATCCTTTTAACAATGATCTTAGTAAAGGACAAAATATCAATAAGTATACTGATATGGGTACACTTCGACCAAACTCGGAATTAGTCGCAGAGAATTTAATCACTCTCGGAGAAGATCAAATCTTAGACGGCGAGATAATTCGTGATCTTACAGAGGAAGAACTACAAGAAAAATATCCCGATCGATATCCTACTCTTGATCTTGAGGAAATCACTATTACAAAAGAACTTCAAATAGTGGAGAGTGAAATAAAAGCCATCGAAGAAGAGGCTTTAAAAAGCTTAATTCAAGATAGAATACACAAGGAGATTTAAGATGAGTAAAAAAAAAATCATTCCTAAAACAGAACAAAAAGAGCCTATCAATCAACCTGCAGAGCCAACAACAAAAGAAAAATATTTAGCTCTTCAGAAGAAAAGAGAAGAGTTGATACAGAAACAAAAAAGAAATAGCACGAGGTAACAGGTGGAAAATTTAGATATACGCTCAGAATTAAAAGAAGTTATAAAGGAATTTCATAAAATGAATGCAAATTTTATTAAACTCTTTGAGAGAGATAGCGTTCATAAAAATAGAATCAATGATCTCGAAGTAGATCTAAAACAACTTAGAGATAAAATAGACACCAGTAATAATTTTATAAATAAAGCTCTTGGGGCTTTAGCTATAATTGGATTTGCTATGCCTATTATTTTAAAGTTTATGAAATGAAGAATAAAGAAAAGCCCCTATCATATTTTACTAATAGGCTATCTATAGGAATGATTTTTATATTTTTTCTTATCTCGTATAGAGTAGTTTTCATATATGATGACCATAGGGAAAGAATTATATCATTAGCAATAGCACTTAGTACGAGCATAATATCGTTAATCGTAACGATAGCAAGCCCTAATAAAAAAGTAGAATGGCTTAGTAAAATACTAAATAGAAAAAAATAAAGGAGTTTTAATATGACTCCAGTAAAAGATATATTTCAAGACTCCGTTAAAATAATAGGTAAAATTGCAAAATTAGATTGCTTAAGGTACGGAACAACAGGGCTTGCATCACTTTATTTTGTTTTATCCCTACCAAGTGCTAATGAAGAAATACTCTTTAAAGATAAAGTCAAAAGAGATATTTATATCCCTTGCACCATTTATGGCGATAAAGCAGAAGAGTTAGGAAAACTTGTTACAAATCGTAAAATCAAGCTTGGAGATTCATTAGAAATTATAGGTTCTCATAGGAATATCTATAAAGATAAACACACAGCCCTTGAAATTAAAGTAAATCATTTTGAAGAAATACAAGATTCATTATTTACAGAAGAAATAAAATGATAAAATAAATTCAAAATTTACAGGGTAGGAAGATATAAAAATGGAAAAATGCGAATACTGCAA
This region of Spirochaetota bacterium genomic DNA includes:
- a CDS encoding thermonuclease family protein; this translates as MTDQEYLNQQNFLNSQGNKINTPTSLVDSFLDLSVNKIGLALGKGALTVLGLGNNITASAVDYFLDGDLDRAFLDNNFSAMYGDHKKSNNEKMEWWEHVGMFGVDVVLDPTTWIGVGTISKVEKLNDALKVVNGAGKLKDINDLKKIEDVIKVVTETKDVLLKANTPKATKGVIRANKKALKKLNTAENILKSEELAGLGRSLVTGDKSVKTQKLNEYVLEKVKLKNNPNLITPENVYDPNTQNVFHRAFVNDDVKLVADKKLKKQQKQIKNIIEGNYSDEIKKLTTDYNIYAPVVKSLEEVIQKGVTELSETQTKTISKKTGLSVAKSKYAIQDYKKIIQKLETALNNEPIQESSLKGIANYFHADSINEVTKISDSVDTLIKREHQVTTRKIQELAKKNEIPLDSFNNQIIEFIETGNKNFLNDESLAFAKEIDNKFKTLHKINETSFMGNLAKVTEVGYIPRRLIDPNKESIEKFTKLKDDNFKIHKMEMSKGRTTKNQSFLELQQELTKKGIGTLNTDIGYLIADSTRKASKNAKMSTIKNGTKKYRGKHEVKGSVLTGHEELRSTSAELDTAENILKKLKTKISPEIYSQIEHFNLTKIKEELPKLMNSKKANDLLKNVSNIIKKTDTYYPKAVIDKIDRFYYKNKEVKDLPNILRKGTTVLTQAWKKWSLAPILSYHTNSFIDNANNLFIAKPQAFKGMGEVMELLKGKNIKIDTPYGSQSVHIDDFILEGVTGGKYSESEFDFLKKLDSTPTNKIKEFLKGNNKIVEKGFEFGSIAEDVFRIAFSLEDLKNGIDIKTSVKELTDFFYDPSKNTKVARDLSNGVMPFASFFFFNSNKTLNRFAKSTGRSSIPLKMVNSSKADEDKFLVEDSFTDNEMGLRLNASETLNLTSKFSQFDLFNIADTIFSSESAPAGLLNVVQGYLGPAKGLIESIVNTNFSTGREIAPKYNPTDSFFGIELDKRVIKAITSQVRLASVLNNFLKDSKGNFLLDTYKDYGLKQGARETFDNIGYLFLGSSFNRDLEKSGQFAIRKAGEQKAFYKKELKENIRLYNQTGEQKYLKKSESLKKDMIEATQIQSEIRREMPKLKKEQAFIQKEVKDKYNIDLSIPNPLDLIEQIKNNNSKFLKKETPVEVLETLDGDTLKVKMPNGSVEYVRLAGINAPEKTDQYHPLNIYSELNNNQFHFENSKTALENIIKKSTKNITIKNITRSKRDKYNRPIVQLIVDDIDINKHLIEQGYATPDFLEEIESKEYKELLESAALLSSQENKGIYKDLSKSAQDTYKTMFNNHFIKTKELSNAN